From Roseateles sp. SL47:
GCGGCGCGGTAGTCTCTCCAATCCGCCCGGATGGCGTCATATAGCCCCTGTTCCTTGTCCCCGGAGATGCTGGGTTCGTAGGCCTTCGCTGCCTGGTCGAAATGGCTCATGGCGGCATCGTGCTGCCGAGCCGCAGTCTCACGCGCCGCATCGTCCGTGGCCAGCGCCCCGCGCAGCGAATACTGACGCGCGGAATTGGCCGTGTCTTGCATCTCCGCCAGCAGGGCCACGCTGGGCAGCCAGTTGGTGTTGAGGTCCCGCACGTTGTTGTTGATGCGGGAGAGTTGCAGCCCGCCAAACCAGGCAATAAAACACAGCAGGCTCAGAAGGGCGGAAAAGGCCAGCATGAGACGCCTGCCGATCCTGAAGTTGCGCAGCACAGCCATGTCGAGAATCCCGAATTGTTTTGATGCTTGGCAGGATGTCCCGATCGCCCTTCTGAAACCTGTCGAGACAGGTGAGGGGCGGCGCTGGCCACGAAGGCCGCGCATTTCGTCACGTGCCGGGCCCCCCGCTGTGCGATCAGCGCCGGGCAGGTGCCGCACCCGGTCAGCCCGTTCAGTCTGTTCAGCCCTTCACGCCGCCGGCGGTCAGGCCGGACACAATCCAACGCTGGGCCAGGGTGAAGACCAAGGTGATCGGCAGCCCGGACAACACCGCCGCTGCCGCAAAGTCGCCCCACAGGAAGCGTTGGTCATGCAGGAAGTATTTGGAGCCGACCGCCAGGGTCAGGTTGCCTTCCTCCCGCAGCAGCACCGATGCCACCGGGTATTCAATGATCACGCCGATGAAGGCCAGCACGAACACCACCATCAGGATGGGCACGGCCATGGGCAGCAGCACCAGCCGGAAGGCCTGCCAATGGGTGGCGCCGTCCACCTTGGCGTTTTCTTCGATCTCGATGGGGATGGTGTCGAAGTAGCCCTTGATGGTCCAGATGTGTGTGGCCACGCCACCCAGGTAGGCCACCACCAGGCCGGCGTGTGTCTCGATGCCCAGCCAGGGCACATAGGCACCGATGGTCTCGAAAATGGCATAGATGGCCACCAGCGCCAGCACCGCCGGGAACATCTGCAGCAGCAGCATGCTGTTCAGGATGGCCGTCTTGAAGCGAAAGCGCAGCCGCGCGAAGGCATAAGCGGCGGTGGTGGAGAACGCCACGATGCACAGGGCCGAGAGGGTGGCCACCTTGATGGAGTTCCACAGCCAGGTGAGCACCGGGAAGGGCGGCTGCACCACGCTGCCGTCCGGGGCCTGGTAGGGGATGCCCAGCGCCAGCTTCCAGTGCTCCAGGCTGATCTCGGTGGGAATCAGGTGGCCCGTGGCGAAGTTGCCGGGCCGCAGCGAAATGGAGATCACCGCCAGCAGCGGGAACAGCGTGATGGCCAGAAAGACCCACAGCACGCCATGCGCCGCCCATACCCGCCAGCGGGCCTGCTTGCCTCGAACGATGGCCATCAGAAGGCTCCCTTGCTTGTCATGGCTTCCTCATCAGCCGTAGGTTGAGCACCGATAGGGCGGCCACCAGGAAGAAGATGAGCGTGGAAATGGCTGCGGCGAGGCCGAAGTCCGATCCGGAATCCCGGAAGGCGATGCGGTAGGTGTAGCTCACCAGGATGTCGGTCTGCCCCGCCGGGATCTTGCTGGAGAGGTAGTCCGGGCGACCGTCCGTCAGCAGGGCAATCACCACGAAGTTGTTGAAGTTGAAGGCAAAGGCCGCCACCAGCAGTGGCGACAGCGGCTTGATGATCAGCGGCACGGTGATCTTGAAGAAGTTGGTCAGCGGCCCTGCGCCGGCAATCGCCGAGGCTTCGTACAGATCGGCCGGAATCGCCTTCAGCAGCCCGGCTGTCAGGATCATGATGTAGGGGTAGCCCAGCCACACATTCACGATCAGCAGCATGGTCTTGGCCAGCAGTGGATCGGCGAACCACGCGGGCTTCACGCCGAAGAGCGCATCGAGCATGGCATTGATCTCCCCGAAGTTCTGGTTGAACAAGCCCTTGAACACCAGGATGCTGATGAAGCCCGGCACTGCATAGGGCAGGAACAGCAGGGTGCGATAAGTGCCACGAAAGCGCAGGTCCTCCCAGTTCAGCAGCACCGCCAGCATCATGCCGATGGCCGTTGCAAACAGCACGGTGAGCAGCGAGAACAGCACCGTCCAGGTGAAGATCGACAGGAACGGGCCGCGGAAATCCGCATCCAGCACCATGCGGGCGTAGTTCTTCCATCCCACCATCACCTTGTAGCCGGGCTGCAGGGGGTCCCCCGCAGCGTTCTCGTAATAGCCGGTGCGCGCATTGGGTTGGAAGCGTTGGCCATCGACCCTGCGCAGCAGGCTGCCGTCGGGCTGCTCCTCGAAATGGCGCCGGATGGGGCCGAACTCCCGGAGGCCGAGATACCTCAGCACCTCGGCATCTGCCGCGCCCCCGGGCCGATGCAGTCGCAACTGCGCCAGGGCCTCGCGGTGCTGCACCAGGTCGCGTAGCGAGAGGGCGGGGCCCCAGGGCGAGTGGTCGGACGCGGCTGCATCGGTGGCGGCCTGCAAGGGGATGTCCACCGGCTGGTCGCTGCGACGCAGGGCCAGCGGAGGTGTCACCCATTCCACGGTGCCGGTGTCCGGGTGCCGCAGCACGAGCCGGAACTGGCGGCCGTCTGCGTGCAGGGAATAGTCCCGCACCTGGTCTGGAACGGCCTCGTGCTGGTCCAGCAGATAGTCGCGCACCCGCTCCTGGCTCAGCAGGTGGGCCGATGAGTAGTTGGTGAAGCCGATCTGCGTGGTGTAGAGCAGCGGGAAGGCAATGAACACCAGCATGCCGGTGACACCCGGGAACAGGTAGCGCCAGGCGAAGCCGCTCTGGTTGAGGTAGATGCCGAAGCCGGCCCCAAACAGCGCCAGCGTGCCGAGCGCCCACCAGGTCTGCCCCCCGGCATACAGCGTGTAGACGAGGTACAGCGCGGCCATCGCAATGGCCGCCACCACCGGCCAGTACAACCCGCGGCCCAGCCGCTGCATCAGCCCCGGTGGCTGGACGCTATAAGCCCGCGCCAGGGGGGACTCCGCCAATGGAGAGGCCAGCGAGGCCGCCAGCGGAGACGTGGAAGCAGTGGTGGCATTCATGGCTTGACCTGCATGCGGCCGGAAGCGCCGTCCAAGGCGTCCTTGGGGCTTTGCAGTCCGTTGGTGATGGCTTCCAGGGCCGCATCCATCGCGGTCCAGAAACGTCCCACTTCAGGGATGTTGGGGATGGGCGCTCCGGCGCGGGCGTTCTCCATGGTGGCCCGGATCAGCGGATTGACCGACAGCTCGGCATAAAACGCCTTGTTGGCCGGCACGCCGATGGGCACGTCGGTATCCAGCACACGCAGGGCTTCCGGACGCATC
This genomic window contains:
- the malG gene encoding maltose ABC transporter permease MalG encodes the protein MAIVRGKQARWRVWAAHGVLWVFLAITLFPLLAVISISLRPGNFATGHLIPTEISLEHWKLALGIPYQAPDGSVVQPPFPVLTWLWNSIKVATLSALCIVAFSTTAAYAFARLRFRFKTAILNSMLLLQMFPAVLALVAIYAIFETIGAYVPWLGIETHAGLVVAYLGGVATHIWTIKGYFDTIPIEIEENAKVDGATHWQAFRLVLLPMAVPILMVVFVLAFIGVIIEYPVASVLLREEGNLTLAVGSKYFLHDQRFLWGDFAAAAVLSGLPITLVFTLAQRWIVSGLTAGGVKG
- the malF gene encoding maltose ABC transporter permease MalF, with amino-acid sequence MNATTASTSPLAASLASPLAESPLARAYSVQPPGLMQRLGRGLYWPVVAAIAMAALYLVYTLYAGGQTWWALGTLALFGAGFGIYLNQSGFAWRYLFPGVTGMLVFIAFPLLYTTQIGFTNYSSAHLLSQERVRDYLLDQHEAVPDQVRDYSLHADGRQFRLVLRHPDTGTVEWVTPPLALRRSDQPVDIPLQAATDAAASDHSPWGPALSLRDLVQHREALAQLRLHRPGGAADAEVLRYLGLREFGPIRRHFEEQPDGSLLRRVDGQRFQPNARTGYYENAAGDPLQPGYKVMVGWKNYARMVLDADFRGPFLSIFTWTVLFSLLTVLFATAIGMMLAVLLNWEDLRFRGTYRTLLFLPYAVPGFISILVFKGLFNQNFGEINAMLDALFGVKPAWFADPLLAKTMLLIVNVWLGYPYIMILTAGLLKAIPADLYEASAIAGAGPLTNFFKITVPLIIKPLSPLLVAAFAFNFNNFVVIALLTDGRPDYLSSKIPAGQTDILVSYTYRIAFRDSGSDFGLAAAISTLIFFLVAALSVLNLRLMRKP